One region of Marivirga arenosa genomic DNA includes:
- a CDS encoding ribbon-helix-helix domain-containing protein gives MNITTTLPKDVIDLLAKKAKELNLPKNKIIERALKVYLENIEKAEYAKSYKQASTDTDLLQIAEEGMTDYWKQLNDSEKA, from the coding sequence ATGAATATTACAACTACCCTTCCCAAAGATGTTATAGATTTATTAGCTAAGAAAGCTAAAGAACTTAATTTGCCCAAGAATAAGATTATTGAAAGAGCCTTAAAAGTTTATTTGGAGAATATTGAAAAGGCAGAATATGCAAAATCATACAAACAAGCATCTACAGATACAGATCTATTGCAGATCGCAGAGGAAGGTATGACTGATTATTGGAAGCAACTCAATGATTCTGAAAAAGCATGA
- a CDS encoding 4Fe-4S binding protein translates to MKSLKIIHKVGLIVFTIGFFTFLSLFFLSKFQLDQSLLKQELGESNYEIVESFNLDIYQNEYQSQFSFVNDVKSIFDILNQKIQSDYQINKSLAEEIVNRNEGNTFDESTIASSFEKNDSEVTQWQLKQFQDYTSWMSGREFDSKTEMKSQLEKVISDVNNSIISQKGFSDNNVKNTVFSIVKQSHSAIIAQNPLLWLLLSIGIPILGALLYLLPRLRTESAGIKNDGIFHSSLKNRGWIGILLGSFLIGFYIFLYWFPEYMTSWIIIVDPVSELLSGNPASQWFMYGFLYTLAILVMGIRMILKYRHSPYQMVRTVSVMFFQLAFAFVIPEILVRLNQPYMDLKNMWPLDYDFFFDYQLNEKIEAGTIGIFMLGWGIALFVIGVPVFTYLYGKRWYCSWVCGCGGLAETLGDPYRQLSDKSLGAWKIERWMVHSVLVFAVLMTAAVLYTYFSGNSNVLGISSYQIRAVYGFGVGSVFSGVIGTGFYPLMGNRVWCRFGCPLAAYLGIVQRFKSRFRITTNGGQCISCGNCSTYCEMGIDVRWYAQRGQNVVRASCVGCGVCSSVCPRGVLNLENRDEDGRFNQPSLIGNDSFDK, encoded by the coding sequence ATGAAGAGCTTGAAAATTATACATAAAGTAGGTTTAATAGTATTTACAATTGGTTTTTTTACTTTCTTAAGTTTATTCTTCTTAAGTAAATTCCAGCTTGATCAGTCATTATTAAAGCAAGAGTTAGGAGAATCAAACTATGAAATTGTCGAAAGCTTTAATTTAGATATTTATCAAAACGAATATCAAAGTCAATTTTCATTTGTAAATGATGTGAAATCAATATTTGATATTCTTAACCAAAAAATTCAATCAGATTATCAGATCAATAAATCTCTGGCTGAGGAGATTGTAAACCGCAATGAAGGAAATACATTTGATGAATCAACCATAGCATCATCTTTTGAGAAAAATGATAGTGAAGTTACCCAATGGCAGTTAAAGCAATTTCAGGATTATACTTCATGGATGAGTGGAAGAGAATTTGATTCAAAAACTGAAATGAAATCTCAATTGGAGAAAGTAATTAGTGATGTAAATAATTCTATTATTTCTCAGAAAGGATTCAGTGATAATAATGTTAAAAATACAGTTTTCAGTATTGTAAAGCAGTCTCATTCAGCTATTATAGCTCAAAACCCATTATTATGGCTGCTATTATCTATTGGAATTCCAATTTTAGGAGCTTTATTGTATTTGCTACCTCGGTTAAGGACAGAATCAGCAGGCATTAAAAATGATGGTATTTTTCACAGCTCTTTAAAAAATAGAGGGTGGATTGGTATTTTATTGGGGAGCTTCCTTATTGGCTTCTACATATTTCTTTATTGGTTTCCTGAATATATGACCAGCTGGATTATCATAGTAGATCCTGTAAGTGAATTGTTAAGCGGGAATCCTGCAAGTCAATGGTTTATGTATGGTTTCTTATATACCCTAGCCATATTGGTAATGGGTATTAGGATGATATTAAAATACAGACATAGCCCGTATCAAATGGTTAGAACAGTTTCTGTCATGTTCTTTCAATTAGCATTTGCTTTCGTAATACCTGAAATTTTGGTTCGCTTGAATCAACCCTATATGGATTTAAAAAATATGTGGCCATTAGATTATGATTTTTTCTTTGATTATCAATTGAATGAGAAAATAGAGGCAGGTACTATCGGTATTTTTATGCTAGGTTGGGGAATTGCCTTGTTTGTTATTGGCGTACCTGTATTTACTTATTTGTATGGGAAAAGATGGTATTGTAGCTGGGTTTGTGGCTGTGGTGGACTTGCTGAGACTTTGGGAGATCCTTATAGACAATTATCAGATAAATCTTTAGGGGCTTGGAAAATTGAGCGTTGGATGGTTCACAGTGTCTTGGTTTTTGCTGTATTGATGACTGCAGCAGTGCTTTACACGTATTTTTCGGGTAACTCAAATGTGCTAGGAATTAGCAGTTATCAAATAAGAGCTGTTTATGGCTTTGGGGTTGGTTCAGTATTTTCTGGTGTTATCGGGACGGGATTTTATCCTTTGATGGGGAATCGAGTTTGGTGCCGCTTTGGATGTCCTTTAGCAGCTTATTTAGGAATAGTACAGCGTTTTAAATCTCGATTTAGAATTACAACAAATGGAGGGCAATGTATATCATGTGGGAATTGCTCAACCTATTGTGAAATGGGAATTGATGTTAGATGGTATGCACAGAGAGGTCAAAATGTTGTGCGTGCGAGTTGTGTAGGATGTGGTGTATGCTCATCAGTTTGCCCAAGAGGAGTGTTAAATCTTGAAAATAGAGATGAAGACGGAAGATTTAACCAACCGTCACTAATCGGTAATGATAGTTTTGATAAGTGA
- a CDS encoding formimidoylglutamase, producing the protein MDIANFKYLDKETLFTLTHKREGEIKIGEKISYGSDFENSTARYVIIGIEESIGVKGNLGKSGTHTAWNAFLDAFVNVQNTVRLAGEHIHILGSFQFQEIFQECESTEDYREKVSLIDDSISPLIEKISLAGKRVIIIGGSHANAYPIIKGVSQAKNAPVSVINMDAHADFRKLEGRHSGNPFSSARHEGFLGPYHILGLHENYNSQTMLEEMSKQKDIQWYFYEDIYLRNKISFDKALHHFIENTKGIAGIELDMDSVENVLSSAMTPTGFSALEARKYAYNTAYQLKPSYFHICEAAAKLDNGLEDPQTGKLLSYLVTDFIKGLME; encoded by the coding sequence ATGGATATAGCAAATTTTAAATACCTAGATAAGGAAACACTCTTTACATTAACCCATAAAAGAGAGGGTGAAATTAAGATTGGAGAAAAAATTAGCTATGGTTCAGACTTTGAAAATAGTACTGCAAGATACGTAATTATAGGAATAGAAGAATCAATAGGTGTAAAAGGTAATTTAGGAAAATCAGGGACACACACTGCTTGGAATGCCTTTTTAGATGCTTTTGTCAATGTTCAAAATACTGTCAGACTAGCAGGAGAGCATATTCATATTTTAGGAAGCTTCCAATTTCAGGAAATCTTTCAAGAATGTGAGTCAACAGAAGACTATAGAGAAAAAGTTAGTTTGATAGATGATTCCATAAGTCCGCTAATTGAAAAAATCAGTCTAGCCGGAAAAAGAGTGATAATTATTGGCGGAAGTCATGCCAATGCGTATCCAATAATTAAAGGCGTAAGCCAAGCTAAAAATGCTCCAGTTTCTGTCATTAATATGGATGCACATGCTGATTTCAGGAAATTGGAAGGAAGACACAGTGGTAATCCTTTCAGCAGTGCTAGGCATGAGGGATTCCTTGGACCTTATCATATATTAGGTCTGCATGAAAATTATAATAGTCAGACAATGCTTGAAGAAATGAGCAAGCAAAAAGATATTCAATGGTATTTCTATGAAGATATTTATCTTAGAAATAAAATAAGTTTCGATAAAGCTTTACATCATTTTATAGAAAACACAAAAGGAATAGCGGGTATTGAACTTGATATGGATAGTGTTGAAAATGTTTTAAGTTCGGCCATGACACCAACTGGTTTTAGTGCATTGGAAGCACGTAAATATGCATACAATACTGCTTACCAATTAAAGCCAAGTTACTTCCATATCTGTGAAGCAGCAGCAAAATTAGACAACGGACTAGAAGACCCTCAAACCGGTAAATTACTCTCTTATTTAGTGACTGATTTCATAAAAGGCTTGATGGAGTAA
- a CDS encoding NAD(P)/FAD-dependent oxidoreductase: protein MRNIVIIGNGISGITAARHIRKKSDDAITIISAETDHFFSRTALMYIFMGHMKYEHTKPYEDSFWKKNKLDLLKDKVESIDFKTKELYLKQSDNIKYDVLILALGSKPNKFGWPGQDLDAVQGLYSYQDLESMEKWSESTQKAAIVGGGLIGIEMGEMLHARDIEVTFIVRESSFWNNVLPPEESDMINRHIQKHGFKLLLESEISEILDDGNGRATAVKLQNGEEIEAQFVGLTVGVSPNVDFLRKSDLKVEKGIIVNEFFETNQDQVYAIGDCAQFENAPAEDRRPIEQVWYTGRMHGETVARTITGTKTSYKPGVWFNSAKFLDIEYQTYGQVPNFPDDENEVHFYWEHPNGEKSIRLVFNKDNKFLKGVNVMGIRFRHEICDKMIKEKWEMKKVFQNLKSANFDPEFFKTYENELIEMYNNRYPEEAVKVKRNKILGLF from the coding sequence ATGCGTAATATTGTAATAATTGGAAATGGTATTTCGGGTATCACAGCCGCAAGGCATATTAGAAAAAAAAGTGATGATGCTATTACCATCATTTCCGCAGAGACCGATCATTTTTTCTCTAGAACAGCTTTGATGTATATTTTTATGGGGCACATGAAGTATGAGCATACAAAGCCTTATGAAGACTCCTTCTGGAAGAAAAATAAGCTCGATTTATTAAAGGATAAAGTTGAATCCATTGATTTCAAAACTAAGGAACTATACCTAAAGCAGTCTGATAATATAAAATATGATGTTTTGATTTTAGCCTTAGGTTCTAAGCCTAATAAATTTGGATGGCCCGGGCAAGATTTAGATGCGGTTCAAGGGTTATATTCTTATCAAGATTTAGAATCAATGGAAAAGTGGTCTGAGTCAACTCAAAAAGCAGCAATTGTAGGTGGTGGCCTTATCGGTATAGAAATGGGGGAGATGCTCCATGCACGTGATATAGAAGTAACATTTATAGTTAGAGAATCTAGTTTTTGGAATAATGTTTTACCTCCTGAGGAATCGGATATGATAAATCGCCATATTCAAAAACATGGATTTAAGTTACTTTTAGAGTCTGAAATTTCTGAAATACTAGATGATGGCAATGGACGTGCAACTGCGGTTAAGCTTCAAAATGGAGAAGAGATTGAGGCTCAATTTGTTGGGTTAACGGTTGGTGTTTCTCCAAATGTTGATTTCTTAAGAAAATCTGATTTAAAGGTAGAAAAAGGAATTATTGTAAACGAATTCTTTGAAACCAATCAAGATCAAGTTTATGCCATAGGTGATTGTGCCCAGTTTGAAAATGCCCCTGCAGAAGATAGAAGGCCAATTGAACAAGTATGGTATACAGGACGTATGCATGGTGAAACTGTGGCTAGGACTATCACAGGAACTAAAACTTCCTACAAACCAGGGGTGTGGTTTAATTCAGCTAAATTCCTAGATATTGAATATCAAACCTATGGACAAGTGCCAAATTTTCCTGATGATGAAAATGAAGTGCATTTTTATTGGGAGCATCCTAATGGAGAAAAATCTATTCGCTTAGTTTTTAATAAAGATAATAAATTCCTAAAAGGAGTGAATGTGATGGGGATTCGTTTTCGCCATGAAATATGCGATAAGATGATCAAAGAAAAGTGGGAGATGAAAAAAGTGTTTCAAAATTTAAAGTCAGCCAATTTTGATCCCGAATTTTTCAAGACCTATGAAAATGAATTGATTGAAATGTACAATAACAGATATCCTGAAGAGGCTGTGAAAGTAAAAAGAAATAAAATATTAGGATTATTTTAA
- a CDS encoding type II toxin-antitoxin system PemK/MazF family toxin: MRQAEIWNVDLNPVRGSEQAGFRPVVIVSGNLANQYLNTVIVCPFTTKVKEYKGNPILKPDAKNRLKEKSEILVFHIRSVSKERFINKIGEVSADCIQEIKKTLGDILKY, encoded by the coding sequence ATGAGACAGGCGGAAATTTGGAATGTTGATTTAAATCCAGTTAGGGGCAGTGAACAGGCTGGATTTAGACCAGTAGTAATTGTCAGCGGTAATTTAGCTAATCAATATTTAAATACGGTGATTGTTTGTCCATTTACTACTAAGGTAAAAGAGTATAAAGGGAATCCTATTTTGAAACCAGATGCGAAAAATAGATTAAAGGAAAAATCCGAGATATTAGTTTTTCATATTAGGTCTGTGTCAAAAGAAAGATTTATAAATAAGATCGGTGAAGTTTCTGCAGATTGTATACAAGAAATCAAGAAAACGTTGGGAGATATTTTAAAATATTAA